In Aliamphritea ceti, a single window of DNA contains:
- a CDS encoding TAXI family TRAP transporter solute-binding subunit: MSLKNKLATTLLSSAVGFAGIFGATAANSADQTYVTIGTGGQTGVYYVVGQSICRLVNRQTDDHGIKCTAPSTGGSVANINAVRQGQQDMGMAQSDWQFHALNGSKHDTFKQQGKFEDLRALFAVHNEPFTVVARADSGIESFDDLAGKRVNLTNPGSGTRGTMEVIMEEKGWTNETFKLAAELKSAEQAQALCDNKIDAMIYAVGHPSGAIKEATTSCDAKVIPVTGAVIDKLIAENDFYAPASIPGGMYKGSDGDVATFGNAATMVTSAQVDADTVYEVVKAVFNNFDRFKRLHPAFANLDPKNMIANGLSAPLHEGAVRYYKEQGWM; encoded by the coding sequence AGTAGGCTTCGCCGGTATTTTCGGCGCCACTGCAGCGAACAGCGCTGACCAGACTTACGTAACTATCGGTACCGGCGGCCAGACTGGCGTTTACTATGTGGTTGGTCAGTCTATCTGTCGTCTTGTAAACCGTCAGACTGACGATCACGGCATCAAGTGTACTGCGCCTTCTACCGGTGGTTCTGTTGCCAACATCAATGCGGTTCGTCAGGGTCAGCAAGACATGGGCATGGCTCAGTCTGACTGGCAGTTCCACGCACTGAATGGTTCTAAACACGATACTTTCAAACAGCAGGGTAAGTTTGAAGACCTGCGTGCTCTGTTCGCTGTTCATAACGAACCTTTCACTGTTGTTGCCCGTGCTGATTCCGGTATTGAGTCTTTTGACGATCTGGCTGGTAAGCGCGTTAACCTGACTAACCCAGGTTCCGGTACCCGCGGCACGATGGAAGTCATCATGGAAGAGAAGGGCTGGACAAACGAGACCTTCAAACTGGCGGCTGAACTGAAGTCTGCTGAACAGGCTCAGGCTCTGTGTGATAACAAGATCGATGCAATGATCTATGCAGTTGGTCACCCGTCCGGTGCGATCAAAGAAGCGACTACTTCCTGTGACGCAAAAGTAATTCCGGTTACTGGTGCTGTTATCGATAAGCTGATTGCTGAAAATGATTTCTACGCACCTGCAAGCATCCCTGGTGGCATGTACAAAGGTAGCGACGGCGATGTAGCTACTTTCGGTAATGCAGCAACTATGGTGACGTCTGCTCAGGTTGATGCGGATACTGTTTACGAAGTTGTGAAAGCGGTATTTAACAACTTTGACCGTTTCAAGCGTCTGCACCCTGCGTTCGCTAACCTTGATCCTAAGAACATGATTGCTAACGGCCTGTCTGCTCCACTGCACGAAGGTGCTGTTCGTTACTACAAAGAACAGGGCTGGATGTAA